The window CCAAGCCTTTTGCAGATGAATTAGGATTAAATAGTGTAATTATAACATACAATGGTGCTAAAGTAGTTGATTATCGTAATGACAGGGTACTTTATGAAGAACCTTTAGAGGAAAAATATACAAAAACAATAATCAAAATGGCAAAAGAACATAATATCCATGTGAACCTTTACAGAGATAATAAATGGTATGTAGAGGATCCAGATAATCTGGAATCAATTAAGTATGCAGATCATACAGGTTTGACACCAGTGAAAAAGGACTTTGATTCATTTGATGATTATACAATGACTAAGGTAACAATTCAGGATATGAAAAACTCAGATGTATTCAATGAGCTTTGTAATGAGATCGAAAAAATATTTGCTGGAAAGGTTTATACAGCTAAGTCACAGGATTACTTATTTGAAGTATTAAATAAGAATGTCAACAAAGGTATTGTATTAAGAAAGATACTAAAAAGTGAAGGAATTGATATGGAGGATTGTGTTGCATTTGGAGATGCATCTAACGACCTTGAGATGCTCATGGAAGCTGGATATGGTGTAGCTATGGGTAACTCTCCTTTAAATCTTAAAAACAGAGTAAGATATGTAACAGATACAAACCAGAACAATGGAGTAGCTAAGTTTCTTAAAAAGTATTTCTATTAATAAATAGATATATTTTTTAAATGTGAACATTAAGTATGATAATGATAAAGTCAGAAGATTTCTTTTGACACAAACCCTATTTTATGATAAAATTTACGAATAATTATGATAATATATCTATGAAAAAGGTTAAACGATGGTGTTTTACACTTTTATTATAAATTGGAGGTTAAAATGAAAGAAAATAGTATAATAATACTAGACTTTGGTTCTCAATACAATCAATTGATTGCTAGAAGAGTCAGAGAAATGGGCGTTTACGCTGAAGTTGTCCCATATTTTGAACCTTTAGACAAAATTCTTGCTAGAAAACCTAAAGGGATAATTCTTTCAGGAGGACCTGCTTCTGTATATTTAGAAGGAGCTCCTACTATTGATAAAGAGTTATATAAACAAGGAATACCTATTTTGGGAATTTGCTATGGAATGCAATTAACTACTCACTTAATGGGTGGAGAAGTTGCAAGAGCAGACAAACAAGAGTTTGGTAAAGCTGAATTAATAATTGATGACGCAAAAAGTCCTCTATTTGAAGGAATTCCAAATAACTCAAAAGTTTGGATGAGTCACAATGACCATGTAACAAAAATGGCTGAAGGATTTGAACAAATTGGACATACTGATTCTTGTGTTGCAGCAGTATTCAACAAAGAATTAAATATCTACTGTATCCAATTCCACGCTGAAGTAACTCACTCAGAACACGGAACTGCAATGCTTAGAAACTTCGTATTCAACGTTGCAAAATGTGAAAAGAACTGGTCAATGGGTAACTATATTGAAGAAACAATAAAACACATAAGAGAAACTGTTGGAGATAAAAAAGTACTATTAGGACTTTCAGGAGGAGTTGACTCATCAGTAGCTGCTACTCTAATCCACAAAGCAATAGGAGATCAATTAACTTGTATATTTGTTGATACAGGTCTTCTAAGAAAAGATGAAGCTAAAAAAGTTATGGAAGTATATGGAGAAAACTTCCACATGAACATTAAGTGTATAGATGCTGAAGAGAGATTCTTATCTAAACTTGCTGGAGTTTCTGAACCAGAAGCTAAAAGAAAGATAATTGGAAAAGAATTTATCGAAGTATTTAATGAAGAAGCAGGAAAACTTAAAGATGTTGAATTCTTAGCTCAAGGAACTATCTATCCTGACGTTATAGAATCTCAATCAGTAAAAGGTCCTTCAATGACTATAAAATCTCACCACAACGTTGGTGGACTTCCAAAAGATATGAAATTTACTCTTCTTGAGCCTCTAAGAGAGCTATTTAAAGACGAAGTA of the Fusobacterium sp. DD2 genome contains:
- a CDS encoding Cof-type HAD-IIB family hydrolase, translating into MKIKAIALDLDGTLLTDDKRISETNKNILKEFERKGAKIFLVTGRTYVSAKPFADELGLNSVIITYNGAKVVDYRNDRVLYEEPLEEKYTKTIIKMAKEHNIHVNLYRDNKWYVEDPDNLESIKYADHTGLTPVKKDFDSFDDYTMTKVTIQDMKNSDVFNELCNEIEKIFAGKVYTAKSQDYLFEVLNKNVNKGIVLRKILKSEGIDMEDCVAFGDASNDLEMLMEAGYGVAMGNSPLNLKNRVRYVTDTNQNNGVAKFLKKYFY
- the guaA gene encoding glutamine-hydrolyzing GMP synthase; the protein is MKENSIIILDFGSQYNQLIARRVREMGVYAEVVPYFEPLDKILARKPKGIILSGGPASVYLEGAPTIDKELYKQGIPILGICYGMQLTTHLMGGEVARADKQEFGKAELIIDDAKSPLFEGIPNNSKVWMSHNDHVTKMAEGFEQIGHTDSCVAAVFNKELNIYCIQFHAEVTHSEHGTAMLRNFVFNVAKCEKNWSMGNYIEETIKHIRETVGDKKVLLGLSGGVDSSVAATLIHKAIGDQLTCIFVDTGLLRKDEAKKVMEVYGENFHMNIKCIDAEERFLSKLAGVSEPEAKRKIIGKEFIEVFNEEAGKLKDVEFLAQGTIYPDVIESQSVKGPSMTIKSHHNVGGLPKDMKFTLLEPLRELFKDEVRKVGRELGIPDHMIDRHPFPGPGLGIRILGAVDKQKADILREADDIFIEELRNAGLYNKVSQAFVVLLPVKSVGVMGDERTYEYTAVLRSANTIDFMTATWSHLPFDFLERVSNRILNEVKGINRLTYDISSKPPATIEWE